In Streptomyces capitiformicae, one genomic interval encodes:
- the sbnA gene encoding 2,3-diaminopropionate biosynthesis protein SbnA, giving the protein MIFESAADIVLDDVFLRLSDFVPDVSVLLKLEGLNPAGSVKLKTAVALVEAAEAVGTLGPGARLIESSSGNLGIALSVVCAARGYRLTVVTDPNAARQAIRVMESLGTDVVEVTHRDTHGGYLRTRLDHIHRRLALEPELVWLNQYANPANVGAHRERTAKAVHRELGDIDALFVGAGTTGTLMGCVEYFAQYSPRTRVIAVDAVGSVTFGGGAAPRFIPGLGTSRRPEIYVDSDAFEKVRIAETDTVAMCRMLAARYGLLVGGSTGTVLAAVRQLAPTLAPGSRVAAISPDLGDKYMDTVYSDTWVAERYTRTPDLAGLGHATAS; this is encoded by the coding sequence ATGATTTTCGAAAGTGCCGCGGACATCGTCCTCGACGATGTCTTCCTGCGCCTGTCCGATTTCGTTCCCGACGTGAGTGTGCTCCTGAAACTGGAAGGGCTGAACCCGGCCGGGTCGGTCAAGCTGAAGACCGCCGTGGCCCTGGTCGAGGCGGCGGAAGCCGTCGGCACGCTCGGGCCCGGAGCGCGGCTGATCGAGTCGTCCTCCGGCAACCTCGGCATCGCCCTGTCCGTGGTGTGTGCCGCGCGCGGTTACCGGCTGACCGTGGTCACCGACCCCAATGCGGCGCGACAGGCGATCCGCGTCATGGAGAGCCTCGGCACCGACGTCGTCGAGGTCACCCACCGGGATACGCACGGCGGCTATCTGCGCACCCGGCTGGACCACATCCACCGACGGCTCGCCCTCGAGCCGGAACTGGTCTGGCTCAACCAGTACGCCAACCCCGCGAACGTCGGCGCCCACCGGGAGCGGACCGCCAAGGCGGTACACCGGGAACTGGGCGACATCGACGCCCTCTTCGTCGGGGCGGGCACGACGGGGACGCTGATGGGCTGCGTGGAGTACTTCGCCCAGTACAGCCCGCGCACCAGGGTCATTGCGGTGGACGCGGTCGGCTCCGTCACCTTCGGCGGCGGCGCCGCACCGCGTTTCATCCCGGGGCTCGGCACGAGCCGACGGCCCGAGATCTATGTCGACAGTGACGCCTTCGAGAAAGTGCGGATAGCGGAGACCGACACCGTCGCCATGTGCCGCATGCTCGCCGCCCGGTACGGGCTGCTGGTCGGCGGCTCCACCGGAACGGTCCTCGCCGCCGTGCGACAGCTCGCCCCGACGCTCGCGCCCGGCTCCCGGGTCGCCGCCATATCCCCCGACCTGGGCGACAAGTACATGGACACCGTCTACTCCGACACCTGGGTCGCCGAGCGCTACACCAGAACGCCCGACCTGGCCGGTCTCGGCCACGCGACCGCGAGCTGA